Genomic segment of Serinicoccus hydrothermalis:
CGCGCAGGAGCGGGTGGAGCGCGCCCACAGCTGAGCGCGCGCACCGGCGGGCGCGCCGTCACGTACCGTCGTCCCCGTGCTCCTCTGGTACGCCGCGTACGGCTCGAACATGCACCGCGACCGGCTCCTGCGCTACCTGCAGGGCGGTCGTCCCGACGGCGCCCGCCGCACCTACGTCGGTGCACGGGACGCGGCGGCGCCGCTCGCCGACGCCGCCCTGAGCCTGCCCGGCTCCCTCCGCTTCGCGGGGGAGTCCCTCACGTGGGGCGGCGGGGTCGCGTTCTACGACCCCGACGCGGCAGCACCCGAGGACCGCGTCCTCGCCCGCGCCTACCTCATCACCGAGGAGCAGTTCGCCGACGTCGCCGCCCAGGAGATGCACCGGGCGCCGGGGGAGGCCCTCGAGCTCGCCACCGTGCTGGGCACCGGGCGGCACGCCCACGGCCCGGGCCGCTACGAGACGCTGCACCACGTCGGCGAGAGGGAGGGCCGCCCGGTCCTCACCTTCACTGCCGACCGCCCGGGCGACCTTCCCGCGAACCCCCCGGTGGGGGCATACCTGAGGACCATGGCGCGGGGGTGGGCCGAGGCGCACGGGATGTCGACCGAGGAGGTCGTGGACCATCTGTGGGCGAACCCGCAGGTGCGGCTCGGGTGGGACCGCACTGCCCT
This window contains:
- a CDS encoding histone deacetylase, which translates into the protein MLLWYAAYGSNMHRDRLLRYLQGGRPDGARRTYVGARDAAAPLADAALSLPGSLRFAGESLTWGGGVAFYDPDAAAPEDRVLARAYLITEEQFADVAAQEMHRAPGEALELATVLGTGRHAHGPGRYETLHHVGEREGRPVLTFTADRPGDLPANPPVGAYLRTMARGWAEAHGMSTEEVVDHLWANPQVRLGWDRTALHDLLTGAPAGS